The sequence below is a genomic window from Rhinopithecus roxellana isolate Shanxi Qingling chromosome 19, ASM756505v1, whole genome shotgun sequence.
TGGGGAAtgaggcagggaggtggggagtaGAAAAGAATGTAACTGTTCCAGAGTTAAGGTGAAGCAGTTGACCATTCATCACAGATACTTCTCTATAGATGAAGACCTCTCTAGGTTTTCTCTTGTGGTTGCAGGGAACTCTGAGTTTCAAATCCCATTCCTATTTCTTGCCTCTAAACTTGGAGTCAGAAGAACCAGGTTCCAGGGCAAGCTCTGCCACTCACTTACTGTTCAcctttgagcaagtcacttctctctgagttttctcatttgtaaaaactgtttaacaacaataataatatatctACTGTCGGTTTcattaaaagaatgagataaaagTGTGGAAGTgttaggccgggcactgtggctcacgcctgtaattccagcactttgggaggccaaggcgggtggatcacctgaggtcaggagttcgagaccaggctggtcaatgtagtgaaaccccgtctcttactaaaaatacaaaaattagccgggcatggtggtgggtgcctgtaatcccagctgctcgggaggctgaggcaggagaatcacttgaacccaggaggtggaggttgcactgagccgagattgcaccactgcactccagcctcggtgacagagcaagactccatcaaaaaaaaaaaaaaaaaaaaaaaaaaaaaaaaagcgtggaAGTGGTTAACACAGTACTTGACACAGCAGTAGGTCCTcaagaaatataagtgtaatCTGATTTGTTATGCTTTGTAAAGACTTTCCTCCATTTTTCACGTGGGAAAACAAAAATCCAGAGAAATTTGTCATTTGAAGTCAACTTACTTAAAGTTTACTCCCTGCAAATCAATAGGCACTTTCCTAATCTCCTCATGGTTGCTTTCATGTCCTGGTTTCTCAGAGTGTAGATCACGGGGTTGAACATGGGGATCATGACCGTGTAGCTGATGGACACAGCCTTGTCCATGGGGAATGGGGTGAAGGGCCGGGCGTAGATATAGATACAGGGAATGAAGATCATGGACACTACGATGATGTGGGTGGTGCAGGTGGAAGCTgccttcctctttgcctttcttGAGTGGGACCTCAGCATCACCAGGATGACAGTATAAGAGATCAGAAGGAGGAGGAACCAGATGATAACTAGCAGCCCACTGTTGGAGATCATGAGGAACTCCAGGAGGGAGGTATCAGTGCAGGCAAGTCTCAGTACTTGGGGAACATAACAGTAGAAGTTATCTAGGATGTTGGGGCCACAGAAGGGCAGTGGAAGTATCAGAGCCAGTCGGACAATGGATTGGACAAAGCCCCCCACCCAGGTGGCTACCACCAGCCCCACACACAGTTGAGTGTTCATGATGGTGACATAGTGGAGGGGCTGGGAGATGGCTATGTAGCGGTCATAGGCCAtgactgagagaaaaaaagactgtcCCACCTCCCAAAAGGCGGAAGAAGAAGATCTGGGTCATGCAGCCCTGGTAGGAGATTGTCTTGGTCTCATGGAGGAAGTCCACCAGCATCTTTGGAGTGGTGACTGTGGAATAGCAGAGGTCTATGAGAGCTAGATTTCGGAGCAGAAAATACATGGGTGTGTGGAGCTGGCAGTCAAAAGTCACTGTGACCATGATAAGGAGGTTTCCCACAATGGTGGTGACATagacaaataggaagagaaggaaCAGGAATTTCTGGAGCTCCTTGGTCTGTGAAAACCCTAAGAGGACAAACATTGATACCTGTGTGGTGTTCTGTGGTTCCATAGGATCTTCCCCCACATGCCTACAGAGAAAccattgaaacaaacaaacaaaaaagaaaattcaatcaTTTTCCTTGGACAGTCAGGACTGAGTTGATTAAAGTCATTGTTGAGTGCCAATCCAAGATGTAGCTTAGGAAAGCCCTCCATGGGGAGGATGTTCCATATGTTTTCAATGGTTCCACAGACTTATTTCCCTGACCATACCCTATAGTGTATTAAAGGAATCTGGGTCTTTTTTCCCTTTGGCCATACTGTCCTCATCCACAGGTTTCATGTCTGGTTCTTTTTCATACCTGCTATGCCCAACATAGTGTCTTGTGAACCATAGGTTCCGTAAAGCTAGTTGAATCAAtcagtgaataaataaacatgtCAGCAAGTACCTGTGACCACAAACACCATCAACCTATGTGCATAAATCTTGATAGGATATACAGTTGAGAATAATGATTTTAGATAAACAAATAGATGCTTCTTTATGGTGGGAATTTGAGAGGCTGTTAATTGCTGGAGAAAGAGAGGTTGCATTAGAAGAAAATTGTTATGTACAAAATCAGAGGtaaatgtgaagaaaaacaaGCAGATAATCTTGGTTGTAGTGAAGCTGGGATGATTAGTGTTTCTCAAACGTTTCCCCGTAGGTACTTCTCTAGCAGCATTTGTTGCCATGGGCCATCTCTGGGGGCAATTCAAAGAAGCCCAGGACAAATGCACTATCTCCTTGAACTCtcatgttttaacttttaaaatttatgcaaATTTTCTGTTATACACATATCCCTAGACAATCTTTGGCAGAGCTTTTAAAATGTAACCATTATGGTTCATAAAACTTTGACGAGACCAAAgcgttattaaaaaaaaaaaaaaaagtgttggctggatgcagtggctcatgcctgtaatcccactgctttgggaagccaaggcaggaggatcacttgaggccaggagtttgagaccagcctgggcaacatagctagactcccatctctataaaaaatttaaaaattacccaggtgtgatggcatgcagctgtaatccccagctattcgggaggctgaggtgggaggatagtttgaggccagaagtttgagacaagcctgggcaacatagtgtgaacccatctctacaaaaattttaaaaattacctgggcatggtagtgcatacctgtagtctcagctattcaggaggctgagctggaaggattgcttgagcccaggaaatcaaggctgcagtgagctatgatggccattgcactccagctgatcttatctctaaaaagaaaaaaaaattagagcatGGAGGGAGACATGATTCTTTAGTAAGTGAAAGTTCTAGAAGACATTAGCTTGAAAAATAAACTGAGTTCTTGGTGTTAAAACCCATTCTTTTGGGTTATATCTTTCCACAagtattttttctaattgttcagaAACATTTGTCCCAAGGCTCCATCCTGTAAAGACAATAGAACATAAAAAGATCTCTTTTCCCTGATTCCCATCTGGCACATGGGCAGGGTAGCAGCAATTACACTGATGCTCTTACACAGGAATTGAatgaatatatttggaaaaatctcgATAAACCTCTATGGACAAATGTAACAGGATTATCTCAAAAATTATCTATGAGGGATTTCAATACTCAAAATATTGTCATATTTGTCTTCtcttaaaattcacatttatCCTCAGATATTTGTGCAAAAATGATACTCCAGGAAGATGTGCTATGTTTGTTCTGTGGCTTCACCAACTCCCAGCCTAGGACTGTTTGAAAAATGTCCCCATGGGCAACTGAGAACCCTGGCAAGCTCTTCAACAGGAAATGATGTGATAAAACAGAGTTAGAATGGGCTTATCGCAGTGCACCAGGGCAGGAGGCTCTGAGACAGGCAAGGGTAGTACACACCTTTCCTGGAGCATTGTTGCAGCAACCACAACAGAGGGTAACACATTTTGGTCTCTGACTTTGTGTCCTTTCTCTACCACATGGTGTCGAGGTTAGACTGCATGGGCAGCCATTTAAATGGCACGGTTTGACCTCTCTGGGAAAGCCCCTGACCCCTAATCCTTCATCCCCAGCTCCAACTCTCACACCTGATTACTGATTCCTGAAATGTTAACAGCatacttcattattttatcttaAGATCTTTATCCCTACTAAGATTACACCCaccatactttttctttttttcagacagggtctcgctctgtccccaaggctggcgtgcagtggtacgatctcagctcactacaacctccaacaGCCAGACTCAAGcaatgcacccacctcagccccccaagtagctgggaccacaagcacacatcaccatgcctggctatttttttgtatttttagtagagacagggtctgtcatgttgcccaggctggtctcaaactcctgagctcaagcaatccaccttcctctacctcccaaagtgctaggattacaggtgggagccactgcacccagcctaccacccccatacatttttatatgcttttatcAGTCAGAGATGAACACTGAAGTTTTtatggatataaagaaaaaatgtcttgGTCTTGccttaaaatactttattaaagGGAAGAGGAGTATGTGAAGTAAGACTGGCAAACTGTTAGTAATAGTGGT
It includes:
- the LOC104669820 gene encoding LOW QUALITY PROTEIN: olfactory receptor 4D1 (The sequence of the model RefSeq protein was modified relative to this genomic sequence to represent the inferred CDS: deleted 1 base in 1 codon) — translated: MEPQNTTQVSMFVLLGFSQTKELQKFLFLLFLFVYVTTIVGNLLIMVTVTFDCQLHTPMYFLLRNLALIDLCYSTVTTPKMLVDFLHETKTISYQGCMTQIFFFRLLGGGTVFFLSVMAYDRYIAISQPLHYVTIMNTQLCVGLVVATWVGGFVQSIVRLALILPLPFCGPNILDNFYCYVPQVLRLACTDTSLLEFLMISNSGLLVIIWFLLLLISYTVILVMLRSHSRKAKRKAASTCTTHIIVVSMIFIPCIYIYARPFTPFPMDKAVSISYTVMIPMFNPVIYTLRNQDMKATMRRLGKCLLICRE